The following coding sequences are from one Pirellulales bacterium window:
- a CDS encoding dihydroorotate dehydrogenase has translation MNSAEVDLQVQLGRLRLANPILVASGTFGYAREMAGLVDLDRLGGILPKTVTREPRAGNAPWRTVETTGGMLNSIGLDNDGIDAFIAHHMPYLRTLRAAIVVSVAGRTHDEFVAMCRQLDSVDGVAAIELNISCPNVSGGVDFGTDPHMCERLVADSRAACRWPILAKLTPNVTSIADMARAAEAGGADAISLINTCQGMAVDWRRRKPLLGNVLGGLSGPAIKPIALRAVYQAAQAVKTPLVGIGGIATLDDCMEFFVTGATAVQLGTVNFYDPTITMRVLDGLPQAVAQLGGRRLADVIGTLQTKPIAKH, from the coding sequence GTGAACTCCGCCGAAGTCGACCTGCAGGTTCAGCTCGGCCGGCTGCGGCTGGCGAATCCGATCCTGGTCGCGTCCGGGACCTTCGGCTACGCCCGCGAGATGGCCGGCCTGGTCGATCTCGACCGTTTGGGTGGCATCCTACCCAAGACCGTCACGCGCGAGCCGCGCGCCGGCAACGCCCCGTGGCGCACCGTCGAGACCACCGGCGGAATGCTCAACTCGATCGGCCTCGATAACGACGGCATCGATGCTTTCATCGCCCACCATATGCCGTACCTGCGCACGTTGCGCGCGGCCATCGTCGTAAGCGTTGCGGGCCGTACTCACGACGAGTTTGTCGCCATGTGCCGCCAGCTCGATAGCGTCGACGGCGTGGCCGCGATCGAATTGAATATCTCCTGTCCCAACGTCTCGGGCGGGGTCGATTTCGGTACCGACCCGCACATGTGTGAGCGACTGGTCGCCGATTCGCGCGCCGCCTGTCGCTGGCCGATTCTGGCCAAGCTCACACCCAACGTCACCAGCATTGCCGATATGGCCCGAGCCGCTGAGGCCGGCGGCGCGGATGCGATATCATTAATCAACACGTGCCAAGGGATGGCCGTCGATTGGCGACGTCGTAAACCGCTTTTGGGCAACGTGCTCGGAGGGCTAAGCGGCCCCGCGATCAAGCCGATCGCGCTCCGCGCCGTTTACCAGGCGGCGCAGGCGGTGAAAACGCCGCTCGTGGGGATCGGCGGCATCGCCACGCTCGACGATTGCATGGAGTTCTTCGTCACCGGCGCCACGGCCGTGCAGTTGGGGACAGTTAACTTTTACGACCCGACGATCACGATGCGCGTTCTCGACGGATTGCCGCAGGCCGTCGCTCAGCTAGGTGGCCGCCGCCTGGCCGACGTGATCGGTACGTTACAAACGAAACCGATCGCGAAACACTAG
- the trpS gene encoding tryptophan--tRNA ligase, with translation MRVLSGIQPTGRFHWGNYFGAIRQYIDLQDSGEAYYFVANLHALTTVRDAARLRQLSLDAAIDLLALGLDPNRATLFLQSDVPEVSELCWLLMTGTPLGLLERAHAYKDKKAKGINADAGLFTYPVLMAADILIYDANTVPVGEDQVQHIEICRDIAGSFNHHFGETFVLPKAKLLDGSARVPGTDGEKMSKSSNNTLELFEPAAAQRKKIMRITTDSRPMEDPKDPEGDHLFQLFSLFAGEAERSDMAALYRRGGFGYGEVKKALAEQAEKFFAEPRARRAEFEAHPERIAEILADGASRARKKASEVLNRAKKACGLTI, from the coding sequence CTGCGTGTCCTGTCGGGCATTCAGCCGACGGGACGCTTTCACTGGGGCAACTACTTCGGCGCCATCCGGCAATACATCGACCTGCAGGACTCCGGCGAGGCCTATTACTTCGTCGCGAATCTGCACGCTTTGACCACGGTGCGCGACGCGGCACGGTTGCGGCAGTTATCGCTCGATGCCGCGATTGATCTCTTGGCGCTCGGCCTCGATCCCAATCGCGCCACGCTCTTTCTGCAATCGGACGTTCCCGAGGTGTCGGAATTATGCTGGCTGCTGATGACCGGCACGCCGCTGGGATTGCTCGAACGCGCCCACGCCTACAAAGACAAGAAGGCCAAGGGCATCAACGCCGACGCGGGCTTGTTCACATATCCGGTCCTGATGGCGGCCGACATCCTGATCTACGACGCCAACACCGTTCCGGTCGGTGAAGACCAGGTGCAGCACATTGAAATCTGCCGCGACATCGCCGGCAGCTTTAATCACCATTTCGGCGAGACATTCGTCCTGCCCAAGGCGAAATTGCTCGACGGCTCGGCGCGCGTGCCCGGCACCGACGGCGAGAAGATGTCGAAAAGCTCCAACAACACGCTCGAGCTGTTCGAGCCGGCGGCGGCGCAGCGCAAGAAAATCATGCGCATCACGACCGATTCGCGCCCGATGGAAGATCCCAAGGACCCGGAAGGGGACCATCTGTTTCAGCTCTTTTCACTGTTCGCCGGCGAGGCCGAGCGATCCGACATGGCGGCACTGTATCGTCGCGGAGGATTTGGCTATGGCGAAGTGAAAAAGGCCCTGGCCGAGCAGGCCGAAAAGTTTTTCGCCGAACCGCGGGCGCGGCGTGCAGAGTTCGAAGCCCATCCGGAACGAATCGCCGAAATCCTGGCCGACGGAGCCAGCCGCGCCCGCAAGAAGGCGTCGGAAGTCCTGAACCGCGCCAAGAAAGCCTGCGGCCTGACGATTTAA